The Bacillus sp. Y1 genome has a window encoding:
- a CDS encoding Lin0512 family protein, whose amino-acid sequence MDQIMFIETGMGIDVHGQNVTKAAIRAVQNAIHFNSMPGIRTVLPENNLENMKVNVKLAVPGDKELLDIDAVKAVLPYGEVTVQVQDGGMLTTSGIVLPDKEDKNDLMYIVVAAVEVGY is encoded by the coding sequence ATGGATCAGATTATGTTTATTGAAACAGGAATGGGGATTGATGTTCACGGACAAAACGTGACGAAAGCAGCGATTCGCGCGGTGCAAAATGCGATTCATTTTAACTCAATGCCTGGCATTCGCACAGTTCTTCCGGAGAACAATCTGGAGAATATGAAGGTGAATGTGAAATTGGCGGTTCCTGGAGATAAAGAGTTGCTAGATATTGATGCGGTCAAGGCAGTTCTTCCGTATGGAGAGGTGACTGTTCAGGTTCAGGACGGCGGAATGCTTACAACAAGCGGAATCGTTCTTCCTGATAAAGAAGATAAAAACGATTTAATGTACATAGTTGTAGCAGCTGTTGAGGTTGGGTACTAA
- a CDS encoding prolyl oligopeptidase family serine peptidase — translation MKKSILLIIVAVITNLITCSSYAENNDGVQTIPTKKSAYNGVHLHANIVYAKTEVKPLHMHILLPKQKSKPRPLVVFIKGGGWGFHHPQKTFEFIPQLVMFAQNGYVVASIEHRTSHEGKFPTQLYDVKNAIRYLRAHATQYHINPNRIGVWGNSSGGHLAALLGTTGEVRELEGDGEYLNESSSVQAVVDWYGPTDMLQMSKYPADVDFDSPNSPESVLIGGPLQENKEKVKRANPITYITKEDPPFLIMHGDKDRRVPYNQSELLFEALKKANVEATMIKIKGAGHGGFSQPEILKTVQKFFDNHLKR, via the coding sequence ATGAAAAAAAGCATTCTTTTAATAATAGTAGCCGTCATAACGAATTTAATTACATGCAGCTCTTATGCTGAAAATAACGATGGTGTTCAAACCATTCCCACAAAAAAGTCAGCCTATAACGGAGTGCATCTTCATGCAAATATTGTGTACGCAAAAACTGAGGTTAAGCCTTTACATATGCACATCCTGCTACCAAAACAAAAGTCAAAACCTCGTCCATTGGTTGTGTTTATAAAGGGAGGAGGCTGGGGATTTCATCATCCTCAAAAGACCTTCGAGTTCATTCCGCAATTAGTAATGTTCGCCCAAAACGGTTATGTGGTGGCAAGTATCGAGCATCGAACAAGTCATGAAGGGAAGTTTCCAACCCAGCTTTACGATGTAAAAAATGCCATCCGGTACTTACGCGCGCACGCAACTCAATACCATATTAACCCAAATCGAATCGGTGTTTGGGGCAACTCCTCCGGCGGCCACCTAGCTGCTTTACTAGGAACCACAGGAGAAGTCCGTGAACTAGAAGGCGATGGTGAATACTTGAACGAGTCAAGCTCCGTGCAAGCCGTAGTCGATTGGTATGGACCGACAGATATGTTACAAATGAGTAAATATCCCGCTGATGTTGATTTCGATTCACCAAACTCACCAGAATCAGTGCTAATTGGCGGACCTCTTCAAGAAAACAAGGAAAAAGTAAAACGAGCTAACCCCATTACGTATATAACCAAGGAGGATCCACCTTTTTTAATCATGCATGGAGACAAAGATCGTAGAGTTCCTTACAATCAAAGTGAATTATTATTCGAAGCACTTAAAAAAGCAAACGTAGAAGCAACCATGATTAAAATTAAAGGTGCAGGTCACGGCGGATTTTCACAACCGGAAATACTAAAAACCGTACAAAAATTTTTTGATAACCATTTAAAGAGGTGA
- the ssuC gene encoding aliphatic sulfonate ABC transporter permease SsuC yields the protein MFNRIWREKLIPWMIPMMILGLWQILSMNGMIPATILPSPIAVIQSGAELTASGELINHISISLGRALTGFLIGGLLGFLFGLVNGLFKPLDLLLDTSIQMLRNIPHLALLPLVILWFGIDEVSKVFLVALGVLFPIYINTYHGIKSVDKGLIEMGRAYGLKGYSLFLQVILPGALSSILVGIRYALGVMWTTLIVAETIAANSGIGYMAMNAREFMQMDVIVISILIYSLLGKLSDWIAKLFEKKWLMWKQLS from the coding sequence ATGTTCAATCGTATATGGAGGGAAAAGCTGATTCCTTGGATGATTCCTATGATGATCCTTGGGTTATGGCAGATTCTTAGTATGAACGGGATGATTCCGGCTACCATTCTACCTTCACCAATCGCAGTGATCCAATCTGGAGCGGAGCTTACTGCATCAGGTGAATTAATCAACCACATCTCTATAAGTCTAGGTCGTGCCTTAACCGGTTTTCTGATCGGTGGATTATTAGGTTTTCTATTCGGCTTAGTTAATGGGTTATTTAAACCTTTGGATTTACTATTGGATACTTCGATACAAATGCTTAGAAATATTCCGCATTTAGCGTTACTTCCACTCGTTATCCTTTGGTTCGGAATTGATGAAGTGTCTAAGGTGTTTCTCGTCGCTTTAGGGGTTCTTTTTCCCATCTATATCAATACGTATCACGGAATCAAATCGGTTGATAAAGGACTTATTGAAATGGGAAGAGCCTATGGTCTGAAAGGATATTCGCTTTTCCTTCAGGTCATTTTACCAGGTGCGTTATCTTCCATTTTGGTAGGAATTCGCTACGCTTTAGGGGTCATGTGGACGACACTTATTGTGGCAGAGACCATCGCCGCCAATTCTGGGATCGGTTATATGGCCATGAACGCCAGAGAATTTATGCAAATGGATGTGATTGTGATAAGCATTCTCATTTACTCCTTACTCGGCAAACTCTCCGATTGGATTGCAAAGCTCTTTGAAAAGAAATGGCTGATGTGGAAACAGTTATCGTAA
- a CDS encoding ABC transporter ATP-binding protein, with protein sequence MDFNPILHVDRVRKSYSNTPVLKGIDLSIFQGEFVSIVGKSGSGKSTLLRIIAGLEDINEGVVKVNGESLTTINGDARMMFQDGRLLPWKTLLQNVGLGLTGDWKPKATYVLNSVGLKERADHYPSSLSGGQKQRVALARALVHEPKLLLLDEPLGALDALTRMEMQSLIESVWKENRLTAILVTHDVEEAVLLSDRVIVIGEGEVVMNKNIDLPRPRSRSNPTFHHYTEEILDMIMEESCEKKSNYKIV encoded by the coding sequence ATGGACTTTAACCCAATATTACATGTTGATCGTGTTCGAAAATCATATAGCAACACCCCGGTATTAAAAGGAATTGACCTGTCTATTTTTCAAGGAGAGTTTGTTTCAATCGTCGGGAAAAGTGGCTCCGGGAAAAGTACGTTGCTTCGTATTATAGCTGGTCTAGAAGATATTAATGAGGGTGTAGTAAAAGTAAACGGTGAAAGCTTAACAACCATTAACGGTGATGCAAGAATGATGTTCCAAGATGGAAGATTGCTGCCGTGGAAAACACTCCTACAAAATGTCGGTTTAGGCTTAACGGGTGATTGGAAACCTAAAGCTACGTATGTATTAAATAGTGTTGGTTTAAAAGAACGAGCTGACCATTATCCATCTTCGCTATCAGGCGGACAAAAGCAACGAGTAGCACTAGCTCGAGCCCTTGTCCATGAACCAAAACTGTTATTGTTAGATGAGCCACTGGGAGCTCTTGACGCGTTAACTCGAATGGAAATGCAAAGCCTGATTGAATCCGTATGGAAAGAGAATCGACTCACAGCGATTTTGGTCACGCATGATGTGGAAGAAGCCGTACTTCTATCGGACCGAGTAATTGTGATTGGAGAAGGAGAAGTGGTGATGAACAAAAATATTGATTTACCTAGGCCTAGAAGTCGATCCAACCCAACCTTTCATCACTATACCGAGGAAATTCTTGATATGATAATGGAAGAAAGCTGTGAAAAGAAGAGTAATTACAAAATTGTTTAA
- a CDS encoding sigma-70 family RNA polymerase sigma factor produces MQSKVRKNETDVQQHPSLTREEEIEELYSKLQRYCQFISQNKWDGEDLAQESFLKAWLHYKFQPEISAALVNKIAHNEWIDTIRKRSKESLEDIPESSQIETDRIVNRLEAIQQLIHQLTPKQAIMFALKEGFQFQLSEIAELLDSSEGAVKAAIFRAKQRLGKKDSKETNPLIDQYWNEEDRKQIEIILHESFKSQDPSILIRSIPNIRALRKDSNPTCTMKPSPLFNYPSSTVFMAA; encoded by the coding sequence GTGCAAAGTAAAGTTAGGAAGAATGAGACGGATGTTCAGCAACATCCGAGTCTTACACGTGAGGAAGAAATCGAGGAACTTTATTCAAAACTTCAACGCTATTGTCAGTTCATTTCCCAAAATAAATGGGATGGAGAGGATTTGGCTCAGGAATCGTTCCTGAAGGCTTGGCTTCATTATAAGTTTCAGCCGGAGATTTCTGCCGCGCTTGTGAATAAGATTGCTCATAATGAATGGATCGACACAATTAGAAAGCGAAGCAAAGAGTCTCTTGAAGACATTCCTGAATCTTCCCAAATTGAGACCGATCGAATAGTAAATCGACTGGAAGCGATTCAACAACTAATTCATCAATTAACCCCGAAACAAGCGATTATGTTTGCCTTAAAAGAAGGCTTTCAGTTCCAGCTTTCGGAAATAGCGGAGCTTTTGGATTCTTCTGAAGGCGCTGTAAAGGCGGCCATCTTTCGGGCAAAACAGCGACTTGGAAAAAAGGACTCAAAAGAAACCAATCCTTTAATTGATCAGTATTGGAATGAGGAAGATCGCAAACAAATCGAGATCATTCTTCATGAATCTTTCAAGTCTCAAGATCCGTCCATACTCATTCGTTCCATTCCGAACATTCGCGCGTTACGAAAAGATAGCAACCCAACTTGCACGATGAAACCATCACCTCTCTTCAATTATCCTTCAAGCACTGTCTTTATGGCTGCATAA
- the clpP gene encoding ATP-dependent Clp endopeptidase proteolytic subunit ClpP — MSLIPYVIEQSNRGERSYDIYSRLLKDRIIMIGEEINDTVANNVVAQLLFLAADHPEKDISIYINSPGGSTSAGFAIFDTMQYIKPDVRTICTGMAASFGAMLLLAGTKGKRMALPNSEIMIHQPLGGARGQATEIEISAKRIIKLREHINQIISERTGQPVEKVSRDTDRDYFMSAEEAKEYGIIDEIIK; from the coding sequence ATGAGTTTAATTCCATATGTAATCGAACAATCAAACCGCGGGGAACGTTCGTACGATATTTACTCTAGACTATTAAAGGATCGGATAATAATGATCGGTGAGGAGATTAATGATACTGTTGCAAACAACGTAGTAGCACAGTTATTGTTTTTAGCAGCCGATCATCCGGAGAAAGACATTTCTATTTATATCAATAGTCCAGGCGGTTCCACTTCTGCAGGATTTGCGATATTTGATACGATGCAATACATTAAGCCAGATGTAAGAACGATCTGTACAGGTATGGCTGCTTCCTTTGGGGCGATGCTCTTACTTGCTGGAACAAAAGGGAAGCGGATGGCACTTCCAAACAGCGAAATCATGATTCATCAACCTCTTGGGGGAGCCAGGGGGCAAGCAACAGAAATCGAAATCTCAGCTAAACGTATTATCAAACTCCGTGAACATATCAACCAGATTATTTCCGAACGAACAGGCCAGCCTGTGGAGAAGGTATCGAGGGATACAGACCGAGATTATTTTATGAGCGCAGAAGAAGCGAAGGAATATGGGATTATTGATGAAATTATTAAATAG
- a CDS encoding DMT family transporter yields MAWFALILAGLLEIVGVSLINQFNLKRNWYSLAFVVLGFGASFFLLSFAMKTIPMGTAYAIWTGIGTAGSAIIGIMFYGESNDWKRMLFIAMVLGSVIGLKLVS; encoded by the coding sequence ATGGCTTGGTTTGCTTTAATTTTAGCAGGATTACTTGAAATTGTTGGTGTGAGTTTGATCAACCAATTCAACCTAAAGCGAAATTGGTACTCACTAGCATTCGTTGTTCTTGGATTTGGAGCGAGTTTCTTTCTTCTCTCATTTGCGATGAAAACGATACCGATGGGAACAGCTTATGCGATTTGGACAGGAATTGGGACTGCAGGTAGTGCCATTATCGGTATTATGTTTTATGGTGAATCGAATGATTGGAAACGAATGCTTTTTATTGCCATGGTGTTAGGGTCTGTGATTGGATTAAAACTTGTATCATAA
- a CDS encoding DMT family transporter — MNKHWIMVFIAAFFEVFWVIGLKHADDVWGWLGTGISIAISFYVMLRASRALPVGTVYAVFVGLGTVGTVLADILFFGDLFKIEKMLLILILLIGIIGLKMVTGEKVLEGEER, encoded by the coding sequence ATGAATAAGCATTGGATCATGGTATTTATTGCTGCTTTTTTTGAGGTGTTTTGGGTGATTGGGTTGAAGCATGCCGATGATGTGTGGGGTTGGTTAGGAACAGGAATTTCGATTGCTATCAGTTTCTATGTGATGCTTCGCGCGAGCCGCGCCCTGCCTGTTGGAACGGTGTATGCAGTCTTTGTCGGATTAGGAACCGTCGGCACGGTATTGGCAGATATCTTGTTTTTCGGAGATCTTTTTAAAATAGAAAAAATGCTACTGATTCTGATTTTACTAATAGGAATTATTGGGCTTAAGATGGTCACAGGAGAAAAAGTTCTGGAAGGAGAGGAAAGATAA
- the queC gene encoding 7-cyano-7-deazaguanine synthase QueC — protein MKNDKAIVVFSGGQDSTTCLFWAFKNFKEVEAVTFDYNQRHSLEIQCAKNIANELGVRHHILDMSLLNQLAPNALTRSDIEVKEGEEGELPSTFVPGRNLLFLTFAGVLARQVGAKHLVTGVCETDFSGYPDCRDIFIKSLNVTLNLSMDDQFVIHTPLMWLNKAETWALADELGKLDYVRENTLTCYNGVISDGCGECPACVLRKRGLDDFYNGRF, from the coding sequence TTGAAAAACGATAAAGCCATTGTTGTGTTTAGCGGTGGACAGGATAGCACGACTTGTTTATTTTGGGCATTTAAAAACTTTAAAGAAGTCGAAGCGGTAACGTTTGACTATAACCAACGTCATAGCTTAGAAATACAATGTGCAAAAAATATAGCCAATGAATTAGGTGTAAGACACCATATTTTAGATATGTCCTTACTTAATCAATTAGCACCGAATGCGTTAACTCGCTCAGATATTGAAGTAAAAGAAGGAGAAGAAGGAGAGCTTCCATCAACTTTTGTTCCAGGAAGAAACCTATTATTCCTTACTTTTGCTGGTGTTTTAGCACGTCAAGTAGGTGCGAAGCATTTAGTAACAGGCGTTTGCGAAACAGATTTTAGCGGGTATCCAGATTGCCGGGACATTTTTATTAAATCATTAAATGTTACCTTAAATCTTTCCATGGATGATCAATTTGTTATCCATACCCCTCTTATGTGGTTAAACAAGGCCGAAACATGGGCATTAGCTGATGAGCTAGGCAAGCTAGATTATGTTCGTGAAAATACTTTAACTTGCTATAATGGCGTCATCTCTGATGGCTGTGGAGAATGCCCGGCTTGTGTGTTACGTAAAAGAGGCCTTGATGATTTTTATAACGGGAGGTTTTAA
- the queD gene encoding 6-carboxytetrahydropterin synthase QueD, whose product MYGFRIVENLQKIDQDIKRNELKYHTKRVLVSKEFTFDAAHHLHCYEGKCKNLHGHTYKVIFGISGFVDDRGLMMDFGDIKEIWKNEIEIFLDHRYLNETLPPMNTTAENMVVWIYEKMQEAVSTEERQNLYHGARVEFVKLYETPTSYAEARREWMEE is encoded by the coding sequence ATGTACGGATTTCGCATCGTAGAGAATCTTCAAAAAATTGATCAAGACATCAAACGAAACGAACTAAAATATCATACAAAGCGTGTGCTTGTGAGTAAGGAATTTACGTTTGATGCTGCACACCACCTACATTGTTATGAAGGAAAATGCAAAAACCTTCACGGCCATACGTATAAAGTGATCTTTGGCATTAGCGGCTTTGTTGATGACAGAGGATTAATGATGGACTTTGGTGACATTAAAGAGATTTGGAAAAATGAAATTGAAATTTTCCTTGATCATAGATATTTAAACGAAACCTTGCCACCGATGAACACAACGGCGGAAAACATGGTTGTCTGGATTTATGAAAAAATGCAAGAAGCTGTTTCAACAGAAGAACGTCAAAATCTGTATCATGGGGCAAGAGTGGAATTTGTTAAACTCTATGAAACTCCTACAAGCTACGCGGAAGCAAGAAGGGAGTGGATGGAGGAATGA
- the queE gene encoding 7-carboxy-7-deazaguanine synthase QueE — MSKIPVLEIFGPTIQGEGMVIGQKTMFVRTAGCDYSCSWCDSAFTWDGSAKDDIRMMTAEEIWHELKEIGGDNFSFVTISGGNPALLKNLERLIGLLKEKHIKIGIETQGSRWQDWFLQIDELTLSPKPPSSGMETNFEVLDSIFANLQTGEFANQVSVKVVIFDDLDLEYAKMVHKRYATIPFYLQVGNDDLTNTNNDELVKKLLQKYEWLVDRAVADPELNDVKVLPQLHAFLWGNKRGV, encoded by the coding sequence ATGAGTAAGATTCCTGTGTTAGAAATTTTTGGTCCTACGATTCAAGGGGAAGGCATGGTCATCGGGCAAAAAACGATGTTTGTCCGCACAGCTGGCTGTGACTATTCGTGCAGCTGGTGCGACTCTGCCTTCACATGGGATGGCAGTGCAAAAGACGATATTCGCATGATGACAGCAGAAGAAATTTGGCACGAGCTTAAGGAAATCGGCGGAGACAATTTTTCATTTGTAACAATCTCTGGTGGAAACCCAGCCCTTTTGAAAAATCTTGAGAGATTGATTGGCCTACTAAAAGAAAAGCACATCAAGATCGGGATTGAAACACAAGGGAGCCGTTGGCAAGATTGGTTTTTGCAAATTGACGAACTTACTCTATCTCCTAAGCCGCCAAGCTCTGGAATGGAGACGAATTTTGAAGTGTTGGACAGCATTTTTGCCAACTTGCAAACAGGAGAGTTTGCGAATCAAGTGAGTGTAAAAGTGGTTATTTTTGATGATCTTGATTTAGAGTATGCGAAAATGGTTCATAAAAGATACGCTACAATTCCTTTTTACTTGCAAGTAGGGAATGACGACCTCACCAATACAAACAACGACGAGCTTGTGAAAAAGCTTTTACAAAAATACGAGTGGCTAGTAGATCGTGCTGTTGCTGACCCCGAGCTAAACGATGTAAAAGTTTTGCCACAATTACATGCCTTTTTATGGGGTAATAAGCGCGGAGTATAA
- a CDS encoding MFS transporter, giving the protein METWKRNLWVLWIGVFFTAASFSMVIPFLPIFLIQIGVHDHTEMWSGLLFSSAFFAGAIASPFWGRIADKYGRKPMIVRAGIVLFFIYTLMAFVTNPYQILVLRILQGLLSGFIPGAIALIGTNTPSKHVGYALSLISTASASGMIAGPLIGGAIAEWVGNRWAFATGGIIVFLATILIILWVKEENFVPSKERGSVTNDIKLAMSNRPLMMVIVLTIITSCSIMILEPVLPLYVLKIGGSYENTSLLAGIIFSLPGIASALFAPVWGKWADKVGFHKVLFIGLLGGGIGMLAQIAFTQIWGFSIVRFLFGIFFCAVFPALNGLVVKATEEDFRGRAFGLNQTANQLGGMIGPMIGGAIGGLFPIQSVFLVTAILLFAATAFVYWNGTGVQTSTKRRVAHSK; this is encoded by the coding sequence ATGGAAACGTGGAAACGAAATTTGTGGGTACTTTGGATTGGCGTCTTTTTTACAGCAGCTAGTTTTTCAATGGTCATTCCATTCTTACCCATCTTTCTGATTCAAATTGGTGTACACGACCATACGGAAATGTGGTCAGGATTATTGTTTAGCTCCGCCTTTTTTGCAGGGGCAATTGCCTCACCATTTTGGGGAAGAATAGCCGATAAATATGGTAGAAAACCAATGATTGTAAGGGCCGGAATTGTCCTGTTCTTTATTTACACTTTAATGGCTTTTGTTACGAACCCTTATCAAATTTTGGTACTTCGAATTTTACAAGGCTTACTGAGTGGCTTTATCCCTGGAGCCATCGCACTAATAGGAACCAATACCCCCTCCAAGCACGTAGGATATGCGTTATCACTCATATCGACTGCGTCAGCCTCCGGAATGATTGCTGGACCATTAATTGGTGGTGCTATTGCAGAGTGGGTAGGTAACAGATGGGCGTTCGCAACAGGTGGGATAATTGTCTTCTTAGCCACGATTCTTATTATCTTATGGGTGAAAGAAGAAAACTTTGTTCCAAGTAAGGAAAGAGGATCGGTTACGAACGATATCAAGTTAGCAATGTCCAACCGTCCACTAATGATGGTCATTGTACTGACCATTATAACCAGTTGTTCCATCATGATCCTTGAGCCTGTTCTTCCATTGTATGTGCTAAAAATCGGTGGATCTTATGAAAATACTTCTCTATTAGCGGGAATCATCTTCTCCTTGCCTGGAATTGCTAGTGCTTTGTTCGCACCGGTATGGGGGAAATGGGCAGATAAAGTAGGATTTCATAAAGTATTATTTATCGGTCTTCTCGGTGGGGGGATTGGCATGCTTGCCCAAATCGCGTTTACACAAATTTGGGGATTCTCTATCGTACGCTTCTTGTTCGGAATCTTCTTCTGTGCGGTATTCCCAGCATTAAACGGTCTTGTGGTAAAGGCAACGGAAGAGGATTTCCGTGGAAGAGCGTTCGGACTAAACCAAACTGCGAACCAATTGGGGGGTATGATTGGACCGATGATTGGTGGAGCAATTGGGGGGCTATTTCCTATACAATCAGTTTTCCTGGTTACCGCGATTTTATTATTTGCAGCAACTGCTTTTGTCTACTGGAACGGAACCGGAGTTCAGACATCTACAAAGAGAAGAGTCGCACATAGCAAGTAA
- a CDS encoding MFS transporter, translating to MNSRVTVMISIVLAMLVASIDTTIMNTTMPVIAEELGRFDLYAWSFASYMIASTILSPVAGRLSDLFGRKKVFGFGILLFLAGSLLCGVSANMIQLVIFRAVQGMGAGFMMPFPAIIAGDLFSVEKRGKIQALFTGMWGLSAVLAPLLGSFFVEVLTWRWIFYINLPICLISFVTLLAYKEEYEPKKAKVDYFGAVLFGASITSLLLVTVVEQNRWIYCIVGVLLLVGFYFFEKKQASPIVPFSMFKNKMISRINFNGFIGNLALFGTASYIPLFLQNIAGLSLFLSGVALLGSAIGWMMAAVPAGKWILKYGYRRLLIIGNAFLFASGLLLLLLDPSHGFWFVFFVMLIQGVAFGMLSTVGVIGVQQLVGVHEKGVSTAFFMLCRNMGTVIGVTVMGYLLTTGVTDMDGIHHLFQFGFIGSILALLTSFLIQKNTAEQSAPAAEIG from the coding sequence ATGAATAGTCGAGTAACTGTCATGATTAGTATTGTACTGGCGATGCTAGTTGCATCCATTGATACAACAATCATGAACACCACCATGCCCGTCATTGCGGAGGAGCTTGGCCGTTTTGATTTGTATGCATGGTCTTTTGCTTCCTATATGATTGCAAGCACCATTTTATCCCCGGTGGCCGGAAGATTATCTGATTTGTTTGGAAGAAAGAAAGTGTTCGGCTTCGGAATTTTACTTTTCTTAGCTGGATCACTTCTATGTGGCGTGTCTGCGAATATGATTCAACTGGTTATTTTCCGAGCTGTACAAGGGATGGGTGCCGGATTTATGATGCCCTTTCCAGCCATTATCGCTGGCGACCTGTTCTCAGTAGAAAAACGCGGGAAAATCCAAGCGTTATTCACAGGAATGTGGGGGTTATCGGCTGTACTTGCTCCCCTATTAGGATCTTTCTTTGTTGAAGTTTTAACATGGAGATGGATTTTCTATATTAACCTACCAATCTGTCTAATTTCGTTTGTCACTTTATTGGCTTATAAAGAGGAATACGAACCGAAGAAAGCAAAGGTCGATTATTTTGGCGCGGTGCTTTTTGGGGCTAGCATTACTAGTCTGCTTCTTGTTACAGTGGTTGAGCAAAATAGATGGATCTATTGTATTGTAGGAGTGTTATTGCTTGTGGGATTCTATTTCTTTGAGAAAAAACAAGCTTCACCTATTGTTCCGTTCTCTATGTTTAAAAACAAAATGATTTCGAGAATTAATTTTAATGGTTTTATCGGGAACCTGGCTCTTTTTGGAACAGCAAGTTATATCCCGTTGTTTTTACAAAATATCGCTGGTCTTTCCTTATTCCTAAGTGGTGTCGCTCTGCTCGGTTCGGCTATTGGCTGGATGATGGCTGCCGTACCTGCAGGAAAATGGATATTAAAATACGGATATCGAAGATTGCTGATAATCGGTAATGCATTCTTATTCGCATCAGGTCTTTTATTGCTTCTTCTAGATCCAAGTCATGGCTTTTGGTTTGTTTTCTTTGTCATGCTCATTCAAGGGGTCGCTTTTGGAATGCTATCCACAGTTGGGGTGATTGGGGTTCAACAACTGGTGGGAGTCCATGAAAAAGGAGTATCAACAGCGTTTTTTATGCTCTGCCGAAACATGGGTACCGTTATCGGGGTAACGGTTATGGGTTATCTGTTAACTACAGGTGTAACCGATATGGACGGTATTCATCATTTATTCCAGTTTGGATTTATCGGTAGTATTTTAGCTCTACTAACTTCTTTCCTTATTCAAAAAAATACAGCAGAGCAATCAGCTCCAGCTGCTGAAATTGGGTAA